The following are encoded together in the Pedobacter sp. D749 genome:
- a CDS encoding two-component regulator propeller domain-containing protein, translated as MRFIKAFGFIIQSWLFFNSVHAQVVDQTAIPEHYVLKTYGINDGLPSKNTTVALKDKRGFVWIGTENGLCKFDGYSFKVYVNIAGDSTSLTNNYINAIVEDSNGFFWVGTMNGLNRFDPVTEKFERFYYKENDRTSLSNNKVWSLLIDKKNKLWIGTDDGFNLYNKNSKTFKVYQPDAKNQYAIKGKSVNAIAEDPSGNLWLGNWSAGLNKFDQKTKRFTNYMQKEIANQKNPNDIWTLCLDDNGMIWIGCYWKGDLFRFDPKNEKFTTYLGMGKGNSSIFNVLNLGAEKLLVGGSTGIFWVNTKLNKWEKIDQLEFFANGGLYRDKSGMIWLCGKNGLTKIDFNQYKFNFISLPLNQAEIKSIVSEGGNFWLGTNKGLYKYNPNNRVITRLSHSDDLNSLSSNDIINLSVDLKGQLWVMSENGFDRYSEKESKFIHHHHRSALGSFFNEDVFRDLIEVNDGEYYLATDAGLKIYNDKIRAYTHYYNDPKNLRSLSNNHLYCLLKDAQGNIWIGTYGSGLSRFNPKTKKFSNYMINNSKTGGISNNIVNSLYLDSHKNVWICTRDGLNKYVAKTNTFEIYSKQNGFASNVFTDLVEDNNGKLWVTTEQGISLFDPVNKTVKNYDEKDGVYANAAICKNAKGEIYLAGSKGIVYFNPQLLKYNKEAPAVYFSDFSVFNKLILPGEDSPLKLPVYMTKSITLPYDQSVLSFGFVALNYTLSEKNQYAYFLEGFDKKWNYSGSEHKVTYTNLNPGKYTLRVRASNNDGIWNMKGNSLQIIITPPWYRTWWAFGFYGLAFFGLVYAYLKYREHQSNLKFQIKLAHVESEKEKELSEKKLSFFTNVSHEFRTPLTLIINPVKELLYKNDNNVDTTDLNIVYRNAKRLLSLVDQLLLFRKADTYGGKLKVAPVNLVSLCKEVFLCFVHQARSKNIVFEFICADESIPFYAEREKIEIVFFNLLSNAIKFTPEGGTVKMIVKSNQDNIQVAVEDTGCGITSFAGEKLYEKFYQDPGNKSAKGGFGIGLYLAKNFIEMHGGTISYTSVENKGTAFYIALLRGTSHFTDAVILHEELVDTDSSLFKELIEDEISANKVVEAAEEPIVDNQLAIELKSMLIIDDNIEIREYLKQVFRMDYHLYEASNGEKGYEMTKELLPDIVICDVMMDGITGIELCSKIKEDVSISHIPIILLTAISAPEVKLKGIEGGADDYISKPFDKDFLKARVASILKSKNALQKYFYNEITLNSNNTKISAEYKEFLDNCIRIVEEHLTDPDFNIDTLSTVLGMSRSNLYRKIKSISGQSANGFIRFIRLRKAAEIFINTDKTIQETSYMVGINDPKYFREQFYKLFNMNPSQYIKKFRKPFSNHINTTVKKGK; from the coding sequence ATGAGATTTATTAAAGCATTTGGTTTTATTATACAATCCTGGCTGTTTTTCAACAGTGTTCATGCTCAGGTAGTAGATCAAACTGCTATTCCGGAACATTATGTGCTTAAAACATATGGCATTAACGATGGTCTACCTTCTAAAAATACCACCGTTGCTTTAAAAGATAAAAGAGGTTTTGTATGGATAGGTACAGAAAATGGTCTGTGTAAGTTTGATGGTTATTCTTTTAAAGTTTATGTAAATATTGCTGGTGATAGCACCTCTTTAACCAACAATTATATCAATGCTATAGTAGAAGACAGCAATGGTTTTTTTTGGGTGGGTACCATGAATGGTTTAAACAGGTTTGACCCGGTTACCGAAAAATTTGAACGTTTTTATTATAAAGAAAACGATAGAACTTCGCTAAGCAATAATAAAGTCTGGTCTTTACTGATCGATAAAAAGAATAAATTGTGGATTGGTACCGATGATGGATTTAACCTTTATAACAAAAATTCAAAAACTTTTAAGGTTTATCAACCCGATGCAAAAAATCAGTATGCTATAAAAGGAAAATCGGTTAATGCTATTGCAGAGGATCCTTCTGGCAATTTATGGTTGGGCAACTGGAGCGCCGGACTGAATAAATTCGATCAAAAAACAAAGCGGTTTACCAATTACATGCAAAAGGAAATCGCGAACCAAAAAAATCCAAACGACATCTGGACCCTCTGCCTGGATGATAATGGCATGATATGGATTGGATGCTATTGGAAAGGCGACCTGTTCCGCTTTGATCCGAAAAATGAAAAGTTTACCACTTATCTAGGTATGGGAAAAGGTAATTCTTCCATATTTAATGTTTTAAATTTAGGTGCCGAAAAATTACTGGTAGGCGGCAGCACCGGAATATTCTGGGTAAATACAAAACTAAATAAATGGGAAAAAATAGATCAGCTCGAATTTTTTGCCAACGGTGGTTTATATCGTGATAAAAGCGGAATGATATGGCTCTGTGGTAAAAACGGACTCACTAAAATTGATTTTAACCAATATAAATTTAATTTTATTTCACTTCCTTTAAACCAGGCAGAAATTAAATCAATAGTTAGTGAAGGCGGTAATTTTTGGCTGGGTACCAACAAGGGCCTTTATAAATACAATCCAAATAACCGCGTTATTACCAGGCTTTCGCACAGCGATGACTTAAACAGTTTATCCAGTAATGATATTATTAACCTATCTGTTGATTTAAAAGGTCAGTTATGGGTAATGAGTGAGAATGGATTTGACCGGTATAGCGAAAAGGAGAGTAAGTTTATACATCATCACCATCGTTCTGCACTTGGAAGTTTTTTTAACGAAGATGTTTTTAGAGATCTGATAGAGGTAAATGATGGCGAATATTATTTAGCTACAGATGCAGGTTTAAAAATCTATAACGATAAAATTAGAGCTTATACGCATTACTATAACGATCCTAAAAATTTGCGCTCTCTGAGTAATAACCATTTATACTGCCTTCTAAAAGATGCGCAGGGAAATATCTGGATAGGGACATACGGGAGTGGCCTCAGCCGTTTTAACCCTAAAACAAAAAAGTTCAGCAATTACATGATTAATAATTCAAAAACGGGCGGCATTAGCAATAACATTGTAAATAGCCTGTATCTGGATTCGCACAAAAATGTTTGGATCTGCACCCGCGATGGATTGAATAAATATGTTGCTAAAACAAATACTTTCGAGATCTATTCAAAACAAAACGGTTTTGCCAGCAATGTTTTTACCGATCTGGTAGAAGATAATAATGGCAAGCTTTGGGTTACTACCGAGCAGGGCATCTCACTTTTCGATCCCGTAAATAAAACGGTTAAAAATTACGATGAGAAGGATGGCGTGTATGCCAATGCGGCCATCTGTAAAAATGCAAAAGGGGAAATTTACCTGGCAGGCAGTAAAGGCATCGTTTATTTTAATCCACAACTACTTAAATACAATAAAGAAGCTCCTGCAGTTTACTTTTCTGATTTTTCGGTTTTTAATAAACTGATTCTCCCGGGCGAAGATTCTCCTTTAAAATTGCCTGTTTATATGACGAAAAGTATCACATTGCCTTATGATCAAAGTGTACTCTCTTTTGGTTTTGTGGCTTTGAACTATACGCTTTCAGAAAAAAACCAGTATGCTTACTTTCTCGAAGGTTTTGATAAAAAGTGGAATTATAGCGGTAGCGAACATAAAGTTACCTATACCAATTTAAACCCAGGCAAATACACCTTAAGGGTAAGGGCATCAAACAATGATGGCATTTGGAATATGAAAGGAAATTCGCTCCAGATTATTATTACGCCACCCTGGTACCGTACCTGGTGGGCCTTTGGCTTTTATGGTTTGGCTTTCTTTGGCCTTGTTTATGCCTATCTTAAATATCGTGAGCACCAATCTAACTTAAAATTTCAGATTAAACTGGCCCATGTAGAAAGTGAAAAAGAAAAGGAGTTGAGTGAAAAGAAACTATCCTTTTTTACCAATGTATCGCACGAGTTCCGCACGCCGCTTACGTTAATTATCAACCCGGTTAAAGAGCTTTTGTATAAGAATGACAATAATGTTGATACCACTGATTTAAATATTGTGTACAGGAATGCCAAACGTCTTTTAAGTTTGGTAGATCAGCTGTTATTGTTTAGAAAAGCAGATACCTATGGCGGAAAATTAAAAGTAGCTCCGGTAAACCTGGTGAGTTTGTGTAAAGAAGTATTTCTGTGTTTTGTGCATCAGGCACGGTCTAAAAATATTGTATTTGAGTTTATATGCGCCGATGAATCGATCCCTTTTTATGCTGAAAGGGAGAAAATAGAGATTGTGTTTTTTAATCTCCTTTCAAATGCCATAAAATTTACGCCCGAAGGCGGTACGGTTAAAATGATTGTAAAAAGTAATCAGGACAATATACAGGTGGCTGTAGAAGATACAGGCTGTGGTATTACCAGCTTTGCAGGAGAAAAACTCTACGAAAAATTTTATCAGGATCCGGGAAATAAATCAGCTAAAGGTGGTTTTGGCATTGGTTTATACCTTGCAAAAAATTTTATTGAAATGCATGGTGGAACGATAAGTTATACCAGCGTTGAAAATAAAGGCACAGCATTTTATATTGCTTTATTAAGAGGGACAAGTCATTTTACAGATGCGGTAATTTTGCATGAGGAACTGGTAGATACCGATTCTTCATTATTTAAAGAATTGATAGAAGATGAAATTAGCGCTAATAAAGTTGTAGAGGCTGCTGAAGAACCAATTGTGGATAACCAGCTGGCCATCGAATTAAAAAGCATGCTTATTATTGATGATAATATTGAAATAAGAGAATACCTTAAACAGGTTTTTAGAATGGATTATCACCTTTATGAAGCCAGTAACGGAGAAAAAGGTTATGAGATGACGAAAGAGCTATTACCCGATATTGTAATCTGTGATGTAATGATGGATGGTATAACAGGTATAGAACTATGCAGTAAAATAAAAGAAGATGTTTCCATCTCTCATATTCCAATTATTTTACTTACTGCCATTTCTGCTCCGGAGGTTAAGCTTAAAGGAATAGAAGGTGGCGCCGACGATTATATCAGTAAACCTTTTGATAAGGACTTTTTAAAAGCAAGGGTAGCCAGTATATTAAAGAGTAAAAATGCCCTGCAAAAGTATTTTTATAATGAAATTACACTCAACTCGAACAATACCAAGATCTCTGCAGAATACAAAGAGTTTTTAGATAACTGTATCCGCATTGTAGAAGAACACCTTACCGATCCTGATTTTAATATCGATACCCTGTCGACCGTCCTGGGTATGTCGAGATCTAATTTATACCGTAAAATAAAATCCATTTCGGGTCAGTCGGCAAATGGATTTATCCGTTTCATCAGGTTAAGAAAAGCGGCCGAAATTTTTATCAATACCGATAAAACCATTCAGGAAACTTCTTACATGGTGGGTATAAACGACCCCAAATATTTTAGAGAGCAGTTTTACAAACTCTTTAACATGAACCCATCACAGTATATTAAAAAATTCAGGAAGCCGTTTTCCAATCATATTAATACCACAGTTAAAAAAGGTAAATAG